The proteins below are encoded in one region of Betaproteobacteria bacterium:
- a CDS encoding Smr/MutS family protein, whose product MAGVERLPPPNLVQHGSCPPPPRPLQHLADERAALHESLHGRIELQDRLEGGDEPHYLHQGVAQHVLRDLLRGRWVTQNEIDLHGLNRDEARHQLAAFLAECLHHGKRCVRVVHGKGLGSPQKTSILRQLVRGWLAQRQEVLAYCQAKPHDGGEGALIVLLRNQK is encoded by the coding sequence ATGGCTGGCGTTGAGCGACTGCCGCCGCCCAATCTCGTTCAGCATGGCAGTTGCCCACCTCCGCCCCGTCCGTTGCAGCACCTAGCCGACGAGCGGGCAGCACTGCATGAAAGCCTGCATGGCCGCATCGAGCTGCAGGACCGACTGGAAGGCGGGGATGAGCCCCATTATCTGCATCAAGGAGTGGCGCAACATGTGCTGCGTGACCTGCTCCGCGGGCGTTGGGTAACTCAGAACGAAATCGACCTGCACGGCCTGAACCGCGACGAAGCCCGACACCAGCTCGCCGCCTTCCTGGCCGAATGCCTGCACCACGGCAAGCGCTGCGTGCGGGTTGTACACGGCAAGGGACTGGGCTCGCCGCAAAAAACATCGATCTTGCGTCAACTGGTACGCGGCTGGCTGGCGCAGCGCCAGGAGGTGCTGGCCTACTGCCAGGCAAAACCTCATGACGGTGGCGAAGGCGCACTGATTGTCCTGCTGCGCAATCAGAAATGA
- a CDS encoding 3'-5' exonuclease produces the protein MKPVLVFDIETIPDVAGLRRLNDLPDGLSDDEVAELAFQQRRAKTGNDFLQLHLQRVVTISCVLRTGEGLKVWSLSEPDLNEGAIIQRFFDGIEKFTPQIVSWNGSGFDLPVLHYRGMLHGVSAPRYWDLGDGDYADSRDFKWNNYISRYHMRHLDLMDLLALYNARANAPLDDLAKLYGFPGKLGMDGGKVWEAWQAGKSAEIRDYCETDVINTYLVYNRFRRLRGELTGVEENAEIEFVKGQLAKIGTSHWQEFLAAWR, from the coding sequence ATGAAACCGGTCCTGGTTTTTGACATCGAGACCATTCCCGATGTTGCAGGGCTGCGTCGTCTGAACGATTTGCCGGATGGGCTTTCCGATGATGAAGTCGCCGAACTCGCTTTTCAGCAACGGCGCGCCAAGACTGGAAACGACTTTCTGCAGTTGCACTTGCAGCGTGTTGTCACGATCTCTTGCGTACTGCGCACTGGCGAGGGACTGAAGGTCTGGTCGCTATCGGAGCCAGACCTGAATGAAGGCGCCATCATCCAGCGTTTCTTCGACGGCATCGAGAAATTCACGCCGCAGATCGTTTCTTGGAACGGCAGTGGCTTCGATCTGCCGGTACTGCACTACCGCGGCATGCTCCATGGCGTCAGTGCGCCGCGCTACTGGGATCTTGGTGACGGCGACTATGCCGATTCGCGCGATTTCAAGTGGAACAATTACATCAGCCGCTACCACATGCGCCATCTCGACCTGATGGACTTGCTGGCCCTATATAACGCTCGCGCCAATGCACCGCTTGATGATCTGGCCAAACTCTATGGCTTTCCCGGCAAGCTCGGCATGGATGGCGGCAAAGTGTGGGAAGCTTGGCAGGCCGGCAAGAGTGCGGAGATCCGAGACTATTGCGAAACCGATGTAATCAATACCTATCTGGTCTACAACCGCTTCCGCCGACTGCGCGGAGAGCTGACTGGCGTCGAGGAAAATGCCGAAATCGAATTCGTCAAAGGCCAACTCGCCAAGATCGGTACGTCACATTGGCAGGAGTTTCTCGCTGCCTGGCGATAA
- a CDS encoding P-II family nitrogen regulator, with protein sequence MKKIEAIIKPFKLDEVREALSEIGITGLTVTEVKGFGRQKGHTELYRGAEYVVDFLPKIKIEVVVSLEHVDAAIEALIKAARTGKIGDGKIFVMPVEQVVRIRTGETNEAAI encoded by the coding sequence ATGAAAAAAATTGAAGCCATTATCAAGCCGTTCAAACTCGACGAAGTCCGCGAAGCCCTTTCCGAGATCGGCATCACCGGCTTGACCGTGACCGAGGTCAAGGGCTTCGGTCGCCAGAAGGGCCATACCGAGTTGTACCGCGGTGCCGAGTATGTGGTCGATTTCCTGCCCAAGATCAAGATCGAAGTGGTGGTCAGTCTCGAACACGTCGATGCAGCCATTGAAGCGCTCATCAAGGCTGCACGCACTGGCAAGATCGGCGATGGCAAAATCTTCGTGATGCCGGTAGAGCAGGTTGTCCGCATCCGTACCGGTGAAACCAACGAGGCTGCCATTTAA
- the ppa gene encoding inorganic diphosphatase, translated as MALNNVPSGKSLPDDFNVIIEITAHSDPVKYEVDKDSGAIFVDRFMSTSMHYPCNYGYIPHTIAGDGDPVDVLVISPFPLPPGVVVRCRPLGQLSMTDEGGEDAKLLAVPVDKLTPLYKDVKTFEDTPELLRKQISHFFEHYKDLEPGKWVKVNGWEGIDAAKNEIMTGVQRFNDAKDKPNY; from the coding sequence ATGGCTCTTAACAACGTTCCTTCCGGCAAGTCCCTTCCCGACGATTTCAATGTCATCATTGAAATTACCGCGCATTCCGACCCCGTCAAATACGAAGTCGATAAGGACAGCGGCGCGATTTTCGTCGATCGTTTCATGTCGACTTCCATGCACTATCCCTGCAACTACGGCTACATTCCGCACACCATCGCCGGTGACGGTGATCCGGTTGACGTGCTGGTGATCAGCCCCTTCCCGCTGCCGCCGGGCGTTGTTGTCCGCTGCCGTCCACTTGGTCAGCTGTCGATGACCGACGAAGGTGGAGAAGATGCCAAGCTGCTGGCCGTGCCGGTCGACAAGCTGACCCCGCTGTACAAGGACGTCAAGACCTTCGAAGACACGCCGGAATTGCTGCGCAAGCAGATTTCGCACTTCTTCGAGCACTACAAGGATCTCGAGCCGGGCAAGTGGGTCAAGGTCAATGGCTGGGAAGGCATTGATGCCGCCAAGAACGAAATCATGACGGGTGTCCAGCGTTTCAACGACGCGAAAGACAAGCCGAACTACTAA
- a CDS encoding NAD+ synthase, whose protein sequence is MLRIAVAQFNATVGDLTGNVERILKYAADAKARGAQVLLTPELALCGYPPEDLLLRPDFYRACKLALDDLAARVEGIAVVVGHPDEHHGSCYNAATIIENGQKKAVYRKIRLPNYEVFDEKRYFESGTEACVVTLGGVRCGINICADVWEEGAAEMAHKAGAELLLVLNASPCHLEKHQQRMQVLSNRIDATGIPAIYCNLVGGQDELVFDGASFALDAQKKCRMRLPSFEEALGIVDFEAGSLRSDDMAEELSLEAEAYQALVLGVRDYLGKTGFKGAIIGLSGGIDSALTLCVAVDALGADKVRAVMMPSPYTAQMSLDDSRKMIRVLGVRYDEIAIAPAMDVYGAMLDPLFAGMPADTTEENIQARIRGNILMALSNKTGALVLTTGNKSEMAVGYCTLYGDMAGGFAVIKDVYKTLVYRLSRYRNTLCGDGPLVIPENIIVRPPSAELKPDQTDQDSLPPYEVLDAIVRAYMEEDRSPREIIAAGLPEDAVRRVVRLLRTAEYKRRQAPIGIRITPRGFGRDWRYPITNRYPDEF, encoded by the coding sequence ATGTTGCGTATCGCCGTTGCCCAGTTTAACGCCACCGTCGGTGACCTGACGGGCAACGTCGAACGCATTTTGAAGTACGCTGCCGACGCGAAAGCACGCGGCGCTCAGGTCCTGCTGACACCTGAGCTGGCATTGTGTGGTTACCCACCTGAGGACCTGTTGTTGCGTCCTGATTTTTACCGGGCCTGCAAGCTGGCGCTTGATGATCTGGCGGCACGTGTCGAAGGCATAGCCGTCGTCGTCGGGCATCCCGATGAACATCATGGCAGTTGTTACAACGCCGCAACCATTATTGAAAACGGGCAGAAAAAGGCGGTTTACCGCAAGATTCGCCTGCCGAATTACGAGGTTTTCGACGAGAAGCGATATTTCGAGTCGGGCACCGAAGCCTGTGTCGTCACACTAGGTGGTGTCCGTTGCGGCATCAATATCTGTGCCGATGTCTGGGAAGAGGGGGCCGCCGAGATGGCACACAAGGCCGGTGCAGAATTATTGCTTGTCCTCAACGCTTCACCCTGCCATCTGGAAAAACACCAGCAACGTATGCAGGTGTTGAGTAACCGCATCGACGCAACCGGTATTCCGGCAATCTACTGCAATCTGGTCGGTGGCCAGGATGAGCTGGTTTTCGATGGTGCCTCGTTCGCACTCGATGCCCAGAAAAAATGCCGAATGCGTTTGCCGTCTTTCGAAGAAGCCTTGGGTATCGTCGATTTCGAGGCCGGCAGTTTGCGCTCCGACGACATGGCGGAGGAGCTTTCACTCGAAGCAGAGGCCTATCAGGCGCTGGTTCTGGGGGTTCGCGACTACCTTGGCAAGACAGGGTTCAAGGGCGCCATTATCGGCTTGTCCGGCGGCATAGACTCCGCATTGACGCTGTGTGTCGCGGTCGATGCGCTGGGGGCGGACAAAGTGCGGGCGGTGATGATGCCATCGCCTTACACCGCGCAAATGAGCCTGGATGATTCCCGCAAAATGATTCGCGTGCTCGGTGTGCGTTATGACGAAATCGCCATTGCTCCGGCGATGGACGTTTACGGCGCGATGCTCGATCCGTTGTTCGCTGGCATGCCGGCCGATACGACCGAAGAGAATATTCAGGCACGCATCCGTGGCAACATCCTGATGGCGCTGTCCAACAAAACGGGTGCGCTGGTGCTGACGACCGGCAACAAATCCGAAATGGCGGTTGGTTATTGCACGCTCTATGGCGACATGGCCGGCGGTTTCGCGGTGATCAAGGATGTCTACAAGACGCTGGTCTATCGTCTTTCGCGCTATCGCAACACGCTGTGCGGCGATGGTCCACTTGTCATTCCCGAAAACATCATCGTTCGTCCGCCTTCGGCCGAGCTGAAGCCGGATCAGACCGATCAGGACTCGTTGCCACCCTATGAGGTGCTTGATGCCATTGTCCGTGCATACATGGAAGAAGACCGCAGTCCGCGTGAAATCATCGCAGCCGGCTTGCCGGAGGATGCAGTCAGGCGCGTCGTTCGTCTGCTGAGAACTGCCGAATACAAGCGCCGCCAGGCACCGATCGGGATCCGCATCACGCCGCGTGGTTTTGGCAGGGATTGGCGGTATCCTATTACCAATAGATATCCAGACGAATTTTAA